GGCAACATCTGGTCTTGGGAAGGAAATGACAAAGATTTTACTTGAAAAAGGTGCAAAGGTTGTTGCCATTTCAAGGTCAGAAGAGTCTTTAAAAGGGCTTCAGAATGAGCTCATAATGTTTTCGAAAAATCTCTTTTTAATAAAGGCTGATGTGAGCTTCAAAAAAGATTGTGAAGATGTTTTTAAAACCATAAAAGATGAGCTAAAAACGGCAGATTTCTTAATTAACAACGCAGGAGTTGGCTTGAGATGTGAAGTGGAAGAAATAGATGATCTTGATCTTAAAAAGGTATTTGATACTAACTTTTTTGGTGCTTTTTACATGATGAAGTATGGAATCTCCTTTTTCAAAGAACAAGGAGGAGGCACAATTGTGAATATTTGTTCGCTTGGTGTGAAAAGACCTGTGCCATTTACAGGTGGATATACAGCATCAAAGGCAGCACTTTCAGCTATAGCTGATGTTGCAAGAATGGAGCTTAAAAAATATAACATAAATGTTTTAAATGCATATCCAGGTTCTATTTCAACAAGCTTTAGAAAAAAAGCTTTAGGAAAGCCATATCCAGAAGATGAAATTCGGCTTTCAAGGCTTTCGCCGGATGTTGCTGCAAGAAGAATTATCAGAGGGATAGAGATGAACAGAAAAGAGATATACACATCTAAAAAAGACTATATATTTGTGCTTTTTACCCGCCTTTTTCCACACCTTTCAGATTTTATAGTTGAAAAAGCATTTAAAAAAAGTTAAAAAGATTGTAATAGTCTTTGCACCTAAATTCCTTGACACGAATAAAAATACGTGCTAAAATATTTCAAAATTTAATTTGAAAATAACAAAAAGCTATTAGCAAAAAAGCAATTGTCCGACAAATTAAAGTAGCATGGTCGGACTTTTCATATATAAAGGGTGGGATTTGGTTGATGGCGAAGATGACGGTAGCACGGGCAATGGTAGAGGTTTTAAAAAGCGAAGGTGTAGAGATTATATTTGGCATTCCAGGTGCGGCAATCTATCCATTTTATGATGCGCTCTATAGCTCTGATATAAAGCATGTCTTAGTACGCACAGAACAGGCAGCAGTTCATGAGGCAAGTGGATATGCGCGCACAACTGGCAAGGTAGGTGTGTGCGTTGCAACCTCTGGGCCTGGTGCTACAAATCTTATAACTGGCATTGCAACTGCATATATGGATTCAGTTCCTATTGTGGCTATCACAGGTCAGGTAAATTCAAGTTTAATTGGAAAAGATGTGTTTCAAGAAGTGGATATAACAGGGGCAACAGCTCCGTTTACCAAGCATAACTATCTTGTAAAAGACCCTAAAAAAATTGTAAGGATTTTAAAAGAAGCATTCTATATAGCCTCAACAGGAAGACGTGGGCCTGTTTTGATAGATGTTCCTATAGATGTTCAGATGCAGGAGATTGAATTTGAAATTCCGAAAGAAATTGATATTCCTGGCTACAAGCCAAAAGAAAAAGGGCATCCTCTGCAGATAAAAAGGGCAGTAGAGGCAATAGAAAGCTCAAAAAGACCTGTTGTATGCAGCGGTGGTGGAGTTATTGCATCAGGTGCATCACAAGAGCTGCAAATTTTGATAGAAAAACAGAAAATCCCTGTGATTTCAACCCTAATGGGAATTGGTTCTATTCCAACAGACCATCCTTATTATCTTGGCATGATAGGTTCACATGGTCAGAAAGAGGCAAATTTAGCGCTCAGACAAGCAGACCTTTTAATTGTGATAGGTGCGCGGCTTGCAGACAGGGCCTTGGGTGATACAAAAATTACTGACAATATGAAGATTATTCATATAGACATTGACCCTGCTGAGATAGGAAAAAATGTTGATACAAATGTGCCAATTGTTGGCGATGCAAAACAGGTGCTTTCAGAGATTAATAAAAGAATTTCAGAAAGAAAAGATTTTTGGGCTCATGAGATTAAAGCGCAAAAGAAAGTTCTTCCAGATGATGACAAGCTTCATCCTTATGATGTGCTAAGAGAAATTTCAAGGGCATACAATGGAGATTATATAATCACAACAGATGTTGGTCAGCACCAGATTTGGGCGGCTCATAATCTATATATCAAAGAACCAGGAACCTTTATAACTTCGGGTGGACTTGGTACAATGGGATATGGCGTCCCTGCTGCAATTGGCGCAAAGTTTGGAAGACCCGATAAGGAGGTCATTGCAATAACTGGCGATGGAAGTTTTCAGATGCTTTTGCAGGAACTTGCTACCATTAAAAGAGAACAGGTGCCGATTAAAGTTGTCCTTTTCAACAACACAAGGCTTGGAATGGTATATGAGCTTCAGAAGAAAAGATGTACAGGCAGATTTATTGCAACATGCTTGGATGGTAACCCTGACTTTATGATATTAGCAAAAGCATATGGCATTGAGAGTATGAGGCTTGAGAGCAAGGAAAAGTTAAAAGAGGCTATTGAGATTATGAAAAGCCACAAGGGTCCATTTTTGCTTGAAGTTGTGACAAGCCCTGATGAGCCAACTATACCTTAAGGGTTTAATTGAGTTTACCAAAATTTTTGGTGATAGGGGGATGTAAGAAGGTGAAGTACACACTTTCTGTTTTGGTTGAGAACCACCCGGGTGTACTGTCTAGAGTTGCAGGGCTTTTTTCAAGAAGAGGTTTTAATATAGACAGCCTTGCTGTTGGCGTGACAGAAGACCCAACAATATCCCGCATGACAATTGTTGTAAATGGAGACGACTATATTGTCGAGCAGGTGACAAAACAGCTGAATAAACTTATTGATGTTATAAAAATCAAAAAACTAAACCCGAAAGAGGCTGTTGAAAGAGAGCTTGCGCTTATAAAGGTTAATGCTAATTCTCAGACGCGTTCAGACATTATTCAAATAACAGAGATTTTCAGAGCAAACATTGTTGATGTTTCGAAAGAAACGCTTACAATTGAGATTTCAGGCGATGAGGACAAGATTGAAGCGCTGATAGAACTTTTAAAACAATATGGTATTCGCGAGGTAGTCCGTACAGGACTTATTGCGATAGAGCGTGGAAATAAAGTCATATCAAAATCTAAGTCTGAGGAGGATGAGTAAAGATGGCAAAGATATTCTATGATAATGATTGCAATTTAGATTTGCTTAAAGACAAGACGGTTGCAGTAATTGGTTTTGGCAGCCAAGGCCACGCACATGCACTGAACTTGAGAGATTCTGGTATAAACGTTGTGGTTGGACTTTATCATGGCAGCAAGTCTTGGGCAAAGGCAGAAAGTCATGGTCTTAAAGTTATGACAGCTGATGAGGCAACAAAAGTTGCAGATGTTATTATGATTCTTGTAAATGATGAAAAACAGCCAAAGCTATTTAAAGAGAGTATAGAACCTAACTTAAAAGAAGGAAAGGCAATAGCATTTGCGCACGGGTTTAACATTCACTTTGGTCAGATAGTTCCACCACCATACGTTGATGTTATAATGATAGCTCCAAAAGGGCCAGGGCACACAGTCAGAAGCCAGTATGAAGAAGGCAAAGGTGTACCAGCTTTAGTTGCTGTACATCAGGACTATACAGGAAAAGCATTGGATATTGCTTTGGCATATGCCAAAGGTATTGGAGCATCAAGGGCTGGAATAATCCTTACTACATTTAAGGAAGAGACAGAAACAGACCTTTTTGGTGAGCAAGCAGTTTTGTGTGGAGGTCTTACAGAGCTTATCAAAGCCGGGTTTGATACACTGGTTGAAGCAGGATACCAGCCAGAGATTGCATATTTTGAATGCCTGCATGAGATGAAGCTCATAGTTGATTTGATTTGGCAGGGCGGACTTTCTTTAATGAGATACTCAATTTCAGACACAGCTGAGTATGGCGACTACATGACAGGTAAGAGAATTATAACAGAAGAGACAAGAAAAGAGATGAAGAAAGTATTAGAAGAGATTCAAAATGGTACATTTGCAAAGAAATGGATATTAGAGAACATGGCAGGAAGGCCAGAATTCAATAGCATAAGAAGAAGAGAGCAGAATTTACTTATTGAGCAGGTAGGGAAAGAGCTCAGAAAAATGAT
This Caldicellulosiruptor changbaiensis DNA region includes the following protein-coding sequences:
- the ilvB gene encoding biosynthetic-type acetolactate synthase large subunit, which produces MAKMTVARAMVEVLKSEGVEIIFGIPGAAIYPFYDALYSSDIKHVLVRTEQAAVHEASGYARTTGKVGVCVATSGPGATNLITGIATAYMDSVPIVAITGQVNSSLIGKDVFQEVDITGATAPFTKHNYLVKDPKKIVRILKEAFYIASTGRRGPVLIDVPIDVQMQEIEFEIPKEIDIPGYKPKEKGHPLQIKRAVEAIESSKRPVVCSGGGVIASGASQELQILIEKQKIPVISTLMGIGSIPTDHPYYLGMIGSHGQKEANLALRQADLLIVIGARLADRALGDTKITDNMKIIHIDIDPAEIGKNVDTNVPIVGDAKQVLSEINKRISERKDFWAHEIKAQKKVLPDDDKLHPYDVLREISRAYNGDYIITTDVGQHQIWAAHNLYIKEPGTFITSGGLGTMGYGVPAAIGAKFGRPDKEVIAITGDGSFQMLLQELATIKREQVPIKVVLFNNTRLGMVYELQKKRCTGRFIATCLDGNPDFMILAKAYGIESMRLESKEKLKEAIEIMKSHKGPFLLEVVTSPDEPTIP
- the ilvC gene encoding ketol-acid reductoisomerase, giving the protein MAKIFYDNDCNLDLLKDKTVAVIGFGSQGHAHALNLRDSGINVVVGLYHGSKSWAKAESHGLKVMTADEATKVADVIMILVNDEKQPKLFKESIEPNLKEGKAIAFAHGFNIHFGQIVPPPYVDVIMIAPKGPGHTVRSQYEEGKGVPALVAVHQDYTGKALDIALAYAKGIGASRAGIILTTFKEETETDLFGEQAVLCGGLTELIKAGFDTLVEAGYQPEIAYFECLHEMKLIVDLIWQGGLSLMRYSISDTAEYGDYMTGKRIITEETRKEMKKVLEEIQNGTFAKKWILENMAGRPEFNSIRRREQNLLIEQVGKELRKMMPWIKPIKE
- a CDS encoding SDR family NAD(P)-dependent oxidoreductase; protein product: MRKDFWRDKTIIITGATSGLGKEMTKILLEKGAKVVAISRSEESLKGLQNELIMFSKNLFLIKADVSFKKDCEDVFKTIKDELKTADFLINNAGVGLRCEVEEIDDLDLKKVFDTNFFGAFYMMKYGISFFKEQGGGTIVNICSLGVKRPVPFTGGYTASKAALSAIADVARMELKKYNINVLNAYPGSISTSFRKKALGKPYPEDEIRLSRLSPDVAARRIIRGIEMNRKEIYTSKKDYIFVLFTRLFPHLSDFIVEKAFKKS
- the ilvN gene encoding acetolactate synthase small subunit — protein: MKYTLSVLVENHPGVLSRVAGLFSRRGFNIDSLAVGVTEDPTISRMTIVVNGDDYIVEQVTKQLNKLIDVIKIKKLNPKEAVERELALIKVNANSQTRSDIIQITEIFRANIVDVSKETLTIEISGDEDKIEALIELLKQYGIREVVRTGLIAIERGNKVISKSKSEEDE